The Ignavibacteriales bacterium sequence TGAGGTAAAAAATCCACGGCGAAATATTCCTCTTAGTTTATTATGGGGAACATTGATTGTGATTGCTGTTTACGTTTTAATAAACATTGCTTATCTCTATGTATTACCTATTGGAGAGATGGCAAAGTCTCCTTTAGTAGCCGCTTCTGCCGCAGAAAAGATTTTTGGCGCTAACGGTGCATCATTGATATCAATAGCGGTTATCATCTCAACATTCGGAGCTCTTAACGGAAGCATTCTTGCAACTGCCCGTGTTCCCTTTGCAATGGCTAAAGCAAATTTGTTTTTCAAAGATTTAGGAAAGGTACATCCAAAGTATGGTACACCGCATATTTCATTAGTTGTTCAAGGTATTTGGTCTTGTGTGTTGGTCCTCTCGGGATCTTTTGATACAATTACCGACTATGTGATTTTTGCAGCATGGTTATTTTATATGCTCGGTGCGTTTGGCGTTTTCGTCCTTCGCAAAAAGATGCCGGATGTTGAACGTCCGTATAAAGTTTGGGGGTATCCATATACACCCGCAATCTTCGTTATCTTTTCGTTCTTGTTTCTGGTTAATTCGATTATTTCGGATACATCCAATGCTATGATGGGATTGATTTTAATTGCTGCAGGTCTGCCGATGTATTTATTTTGGAAATATAAAGACCGGAATAATAAAACTACTCCAACGGATGTTTAAATTTGGCGAGTAAAAAATTGCAACCGGAGAGATGATTAAGAAAATTTTCTATTTGAAGATATGATAGAGATAATAACAAAGCGCTACAGACATAGAGATTGTTATTAGTCCCAATAAAGAATAAAGATAAACCAAAACTTTTGATATTTTAAAATTGTTTACCAATTCATTTTGTTCAGAATCCGTGCTCATACAATTTGTCCCCGTCAAAAATCTTTCCCGTATTTATCTTCGTAACGTTTTATACCGTCACGAATAACCAAATACGCTTCTTCTTTACCAACGATCTTTTCAACAACAACGTTTTTGTGCTCAAGTTTTTTGTAATCTTCAAAAAATCTCTGAAGTTGTATCATTGTATGCGGCGGCATATGTTCTAAATCTTCAATGTAATTAACCGAAATATCATTCTTGGCAACCGCAATAATCTTTTCATCTTTTTCTTCATTATCAACCATCTCCATAACGCCAATAACTTTTGCTTCAATCAGACAAAGCGGGTCAACTTCAACAGAACAAATTACTAAGATATCGAGAGGGTCTTCATCGTCGCTTAAAGTTCGTGGAATGAATCCGTAATTGGCGGGATAGTGGACTGCAGAGAATAAAACGCGGTCTAATTTAAGTAGACCGCTGGTTTTATCAAGTTCGTATTTAGCTTTCGATCCTTCGGGAATTTCAATTATTGTATTTACAATTCTCGGTGCATCATTACCATAACTTACATTATGCCAAGGATTGAAATTGTTTCTAATTTTATCAGACGCCATTTTCTTTACTTGCCATTCTTCGGAATACAATCATCCGCACTCATCATTCTAAGACCTTTTCTGGCGTTTTCGCTTTTAGGATTAATCTTCACTGTAGCGCAATACCATTTAATAGCTTCATCATAATTTTGCAATGTTTGATAACATGCGCCGAGCGATTCCATATATCTCCAGTCATTCGGTTTAATTTGATTAGCTCTTCGATAATACGTGATTGCACCTGTGTAATTTTTCTTTAGGAATGCTCTTTGACCGAGATTAACTACAGCTTCCAAAATGTAATCCTTAAATTGACTTTCCCTGCCCTCTGTAAGTTTAAGAATTTTTACATATTGTTCTGCGGCCTGGTCGGAAGAATCCATTTTTGTGTAAACCTGTGCCAGCCAATAATTGGTTGTAAACGTTGTATCACTTAATTCTTTTGCTTTCAAAAATGCCTGTCTAGCACCATCCCAATTATTCGCTTCGTAATAAGCAAATCCAGCATTACGGTATGCCGGTTCATATGTCGGATCAAGTTTAATTTTTGCCGTATAATATTTTATTGCCATTTCGTAATCTTTGTTACGGAAATAATTATTTGCCATATCCATGAACAAAGCAGATTGTGTACTATCTTTTTGAATTACTCTTTCGTAATATTTTATCGCGGTTGAATCATTTTTCATCAATTGAAATGCTCTACCGGCATTTTTCAAGTCGCTTACAGTCATTTCAGAATCGGGAACGGCAGAATAATATTTTCCGGCTTCGTCAAATTTTTGCAAAACAAAGGATGATATCGCGGCGCCTTTGTTTAATAAGGAGTTGTTCGGATACTTTTTCAATCCCTCTAAAGCAAATTGGTAAACTTTTTCATAGCTCTTGGATTCTAGCAATGCTCTTGTAATTTTTTGGTAAGCGTCTTCAGTTTGATCTAAAGCCAAATATTTTTCATACATAACGGCGGCATCTGCGTATAATTTAGCTTTGTATAAAATTGTAGCTGCTTGTATAAAAGCTTTTGCATTATTCGGATCAATTTGAACAATTTTTAAATATTTATTAACAGCTTCCGTGTACCTTTCTGCTTTAACAAAAGTTTCAGCGCTTTTAAACTTCAGTGCAATATCTAACGAATCGATCGCTTCGGCTTTGGCGTAGTAATTAATAGCATTTTCAGTTACGTTCATCTGGGCATACGCATCGCCAAAATATTCAAAAAGTTTTTTATCCATCACGCCTTTTTGTTCTAGAGGAATCAATAATTTAAAAGCGTCAGAAGTATTATTCGCCTCAATCATTTCACTGGCGATTTTTAATGCTTTAGCATAATCCTTATCCTTAATCGCTTTTTCACCATCACTCACGGTACTCTGAGCGTTGATGTTGATAATTGTAAAAACAATACCGAAAAATATGAGCATTCGTTTTTTCATTTTTTACCGCCGATTTAGTTCAACCATTTTTACGGGAACTGTTGCAGGTCCCAGATTATTTTGTGAAACTATTTTTTGACCATCATAACTTGTTAAGAATGTAGAAAATCCCGCTGCTAAACCAATTCCATAATCATTAATGAAAATTGTTGTTGTTCTTACTAATGGATAAGACTCGCTTACAAGATATGCGACATATGGTTTATAATATAATGACTCACCGTCGCTTCTTGTCTTTGAAGCGACTTCTAAAATTTTCACTCCCTTTACATCGGACAATGTGTTAAGTCCTACAAACCCTAAACTATTTTTAACAGATTTCACTTTACTGATTGTCTCTTTTTCACTTTGAACTATTGAAACATTTTTGGGTTCCTGATTATCAAGCAATTTTTCTTTTAAATATTCATAAACACCGGAATTGTGTTCCGGGACAAATACTGTAAAATCGCGTCTTTCTCCCCTAAGTATTTTTTTTATTTCATCCAGCGTTATCTTTTCATTAGGGTCATTTTCACGAACAATCGGAACGACCGCATCAAAACAGAATTTGAATCCCTTCATTTGAGATTTTTGCTTATCATAAAAGGTTCTTTCTTCGTCATTTAAATTTCTTGAACTAACAAATAATTTAGTCTCTCCGTTAAACACAGCGGTTATACCTTCTCGTGCTTTAACAGTAACCAAATCGATTTTACTTTGGGGATAGCGTACAATAAAGGAATCTCTTTCCGCTTTAACTACATCATAAAGGGATTCATCCACATAGCATTTAAGATAACCCTTGATTGCCGTTTCTTGGCGTTCGTGGCAAGCTGAAAATATGGCAAGAAACCCCAAGAGTAAGAACGATATTTTAATCAGATTCCTCATTACTCTGTCGCTTTTTATTATTAAACGTAGTAGCAACGATTCTGAAAATACCGTAAAGAGTAAGCACAATTCCCATCATCAACTTAAGTTGAGAAGGAATTTGGGCTGGAAATATATTTGTAAATAATATTGCCAGCCCAAGAAAAATAAATACTGCACCCGCCGTATAAGCTATATACGTCATTATATTCTGCACTATTGGTTATCCTGCAATTGAAATTTGTAAGGAAGTACAATCCAAACAGCTATTGGATGCTGATTCTGAATAGCAGGAGTAAAAGCGGATTTCATTGCCGCAGCAATTGCTGCATCATTAAACAACTCAGAATCGGATTTAATTACAACAGCTCTTTTGGGTTTACCTTCTTTATCAACCAGAACTTTGACAAATACTTTACCAGTTATACCGGCTCGTTTTGCAATCTCAGGATATTCCGGTTTTGCACTAACAATCATTTCCGGTCCTTTTTCATAAGGAATAAATTTGTCAAAATCGGGGTCGTCACTTTTTTCTTCTTCGATTTTAATATCTGAAGTAATCTGCGCCGCTCCCGAACCCATATCTGTACTTAATGAAGGTGCAGCTTGCTGACTCATCTCTTGTTGTGATTGAATCGTCTGTTCCGGAGGAGCTTCTTCCGAAGGAACTGGAACAGGCACGCCAACAGTAGGAGCTATTGTTTGACTTGCTACAGCGATTTGAGGAGGAGCTTCGTTTGTAAGTGAAGGTGGGGGTCCAAGTTCGCTGTATTTCATCATTCTTACTGTCGGAATGTTGTCGTATTCTTCTCTTGTCATAGCTTGATAAACATAATAGGAAGTCAAGCCGACTATATGAAGAATAATTGCAACCATCACTCCGATGGAATAATTCCTGGGGTAGAGCTTCTTTAATTCGAAGGCTCCGTAAATCCCGCCGTTATTTTTTGTTGAATTAGTCTCTGACATTTTTCTCTCCAATCCTTAAATGGTTGCTTTTGACATTTCTTTCTTGTCAATATCGGTCATTGGTGAAAACGCATATTTTCCCAATCCCGCAAGATTTAGTTCGTCCACAATATCAACCATAGCATGGTACTTGCTCTTCCTGTCAATTTTTATTAGAACAACGAATTTAGGATTTTCAGTTCGTTTATCTTTCAAAAACTTTCTCAATTCAGCAAATGTGAGTTTATGAGGAAGTTCAAAGCCGACATTCCAAAAAAGATTCATTTGATCATCGCACCGAACCGTCAATAAGTTTTTTTCATCCATCTTAACTGTCGCATCTTTATCAGGAGGAAAATTTAGTTCAAGTACGTTGGGTTTTCTAAAAACGGTAGTAAGCATGAAAAATGTAAGAAGCAGAAAAGCCACGTCTACCATAGGAGTCATATCAATTCTAATGCTAACTCTTTTTTTGGCTTTTTTCTTTCCACGCTTTTTGTGGCTGCCACCACCGCCGCCAACATCTCCACCGGCCATGTTTTACTCCTATAATTAATTTGTTTTAAAATTAGTAACCATTACAAATCGTGAAATAAGTACTTTCTGTAAAATATCTATAACATCGGAAACCTGACCATAATCTGCATTAGCATCTGCTTTTACAATAGTTCCAAGCTTAGGATTGGCAATTCTTGCTTTCATAAGAAGTTCACCTAAAGCTTCTGGTTTCACTTCTATAGCTTCTTTTAACTTGTTTTGTTGACCAAAAATACTTTCCATAAGATTAGAAGAATCGAATCCAAGATAAATCTTACTGCTGTCGCTTATATTGATAGTCATCGTATTCGACTCTGGAAGTTTTGCTTCCGAGTGAGAAAGAGGCAATTCAATTTGCACTGCTTCCGGTGGTTTGAACTGTGTAGTTAACATGAAAAATGTTAATAACAAAAAGGCCACGTCCACCATAGGAGTCATATCAATTCTAATCGCGACTCGGGCTTTTTTAATGCGCGGCATTAATCACCTCACTTGCTTTTAAGAAGTTGGATTACATTGTATGATGCTTCATCTACCTGGAATGTGAAGTTATCAACTTTATTTACGAAGAAGTTATAAGAAACGATACCAATGATAGCAACGAACAAACCGCCTGCTGTGTTGAATAACGCTTCAGAAATACCGGTTGCAAGAGCAATTGCATCTGGTGCGCCAGATTGAGCAAGAGCCGCAAATGCACGGATCATACCGATAACTGTTCCAAGAAGACCCGTCATTGTTGCAATTGATGCGATTGTCGAAAGAGCAATCAAGTTCTTTTCCAAGATCGGTACTTCAAGCATCATTGCTTCTTCAACCGAGCGCTGAACTTCAACAAGTTGTTTTTCAGCATCAATGGATGATTTACCAGAAGTCAATTCTTTATAACGGCTTAATGCTGCTCTAAGAACGTTTGCAACTGAACCGCGTTGAGCGTCGCAAGAAGTAATTGCTGCATCTATCTGTCCGGCTCTAATTTGATCAATCACGCCTTTGAAGAATTTCGGAATTGCTTTCTTTCCAGCTGCTTTTTTTAATGAAAGAGATCTTTCGATAATAATAGCAACGTCCATGATTGAAAGGGCAATTAAAAGAGAAATAAGAGGACCACCGGTGTACGTACGGCCTAAAGTATTAACGGGTTTTTCTTTGGCTGCATCTGAGAAGTTGGCTGGATTACCTAAACCGACTTCGTAGATTGCAACAGAAACTACCATTGCCAGAACAAAGAGGATAACAATAAAAGCAGACTGTTTCATTTTACGACTCTCCTTATTAATAAATTAAAGTGTTGCTTAAAAACTACCAATTACTATGCCGGAGTAATTTAAGAATTAAATCCGGCCAAATTCTCGCGAAATCACGGAATGCGTAGAATTCACTATTAAATTAGAAGGAAGAAAATTGCAGAGTGAAAGTAAGGGGATTTCATTTTGCAATCAAGGCAAAATAAATTATTCTATTAAAATGCTTTACGGGTATTTCAAAATGAAATTTCAATGAAATGACGCAATTTTTCGGAAATAATAATTGTAACCCGTTGTGTGAATTAGAATGTGAACCGTTAAAACGGTTCTAACATTGTGCTTTGTGATTCTAACCCCGCGATTAATCGCGGGGTTGATCAATGAAACAATGTTTTTTTTAACTGTTTCAACAGTTTATTAAACTATATTTTTAATTCACACAACACGATAATTGTAATATTTTACTTAATGAAGATGGAGAACAAAATTATAATCCGTAGAGCTTTCTTTTTCTCCAAAGTGTCGTTTCAGAAATACCAAGGATTCTAGCGGCCTCTTTTGTGTTAAGTGCAATTTTTAATGTTTCTATTATATGTTCTTTTTCGAGG is a genomic window containing:
- a CDS encoding inorganic diphosphatase, whose translation is MASDKIRNNFNPWHNVSYGNDAPRIVNTIIEIPEGSKAKYELDKTSGLLKLDRVLFSAVHYPANYGFIPRTLSDDEDPLDILVICSVEVDPLCLIEAKVIGVMEMVDNEEKDEKIIAVAKNDISVNYIEDLEHMPPHTMIQLQRFFEDYKKLEHKNVVVEKIVGKEEAYLVIRDGIKRYEDKYGKDF
- a CDS encoding tetratricopeptide repeat protein, with amino-acid sequence MKKRMLIFFGIVFTIININAQSTVSDGEKAIKDKDYAKALKIASEMIEANNTSDAFKLLIPLEQKGVMDKKLFEYFGDAYAQMNVTENAINYYAKAEAIDSLDIALKFKSAETFVKAERYTEAVNKYLKIVQIDPNNAKAFIQAATILYKAKLYADAAVMYEKYLALDQTEDAYQKITRALLESKSYEKVYQFALEGLKKYPNNSLLNKGAAISSFVLQKFDEAGKYYSAVPDSEMTVSDLKNAGRAFQLMKNDSTAIKYYERVIQKDSTQSALFMDMANNYFRNKDYEMAIKYYTAKIKLDPTYEPAYRNAGFAYYEANNWDGARQAFLKAKELSDTTFTTNYWLAQVYTKMDSSDQAAEQYVKILKLTEGRESQFKDYILEAVVNLGQRAFLKKNYTGAITYYRRANQIKPNDWRYMESLGACYQTLQNYDEAIKWYCATVKINPKSENARKGLRMMSADDCIPKNGK
- a CDS encoding substrate-binding domain-containing protein, which gives rise to MRNLIKISFLLLGFLAIFSACHERQETAIKGYLKCYVDESLYDVVKAERDSFIVRYPQSKIDLVTVKAREGITAVFNGETKLFVSSRNLNDEERTFYDKQKSQMKGFKFCFDAVVPIVRENDPNEKITLDEIKKILRGERRDFTVFVPEHNSGVYEYLKEKLLDNQEPKNVSIVQSEKETISKVKSVKNSLGFVGLNTLSDVKGVKILEVASKTRSDGESLYYKPYVAYLVSESYPLVRTTTIFINDYGIGLAAGFSTFLTSYDGQKIVSQNNLGPATVPVKMVELNRR
- a CDS encoding energy transducer TonB is translated as MSETNSTKNNGGIYGAFELKKLYPRNYSIGVMVAIILHIVGLTSYYVYQAMTREEYDNIPTVRMMKYSELGPPPSLTNEAPPQIAVASQTIAPTVGVPVPVPSEEAPPEQTIQSQQEMSQQAAPSLSTDMGSGAAQITSDIKIEEEKSDDPDFDKFIPYEKGPEMIVSAKPEYPEIAKRAGITGKVFVKVLVDKEGKPKRAVVIKSDSELFNDAAIAAAMKSAFTPAIQNQHPIAVWIVLPYKFQLQDNQ
- a CDS encoding biopolymer transporter ExbD; amino-acid sequence: MAGGDVGGGGGSHKKRGKKKAKKRVSIRIDMTPMVDVAFLLLTFFMLTTVFRKPNVLELNFPPDKDATVKMDEKNLLTVRCDDQMNLFWNVGFELPHKLTFAELRKFLKDKRTENPKFVVLIKIDRKSKYHAMVDIVDELNLAGLGKYAFSPMTDIDKKEMSKATI
- a CDS encoding biopolymer transporter ExbD; the encoded protein is MPRIKKARVAIRIDMTPMVDVAFLLLTFFMLTTQFKPPEAVQIELPLSHSEAKLPESNTMTINISDSSKIYLGFDSSNLMESIFGQQNKLKEAIEVKPEALGELLMKARIANPKLGTIVKADANADYGQVSDVIDILQKVLISRFVMVTNFKTN
- a CDS encoding MotA/TolQ/ExbB proton channel family protein, coding for MKQSAFIVILFVLAMVVSVAIYEVGLGNPANFSDAAKEKPVNTLGRTYTGGPLISLLIALSIMDVAIIIERSLSLKKAAGKKAIPKFFKGVIDQIRAGQIDAAITSCDAQRGSVANVLRAALSRYKELTSGKSSIDAEKQLVEVQRSVEEAMMLEVPILEKNLIALSTIASIATMTGLLGTVIGMIRAFAALAQSGAPDAIALATGISEALFNTAGGLFVAIIGIVSYNFFVNKVDNFTFQVDEASYNVIQLLKSK